Proteins encoded by one window of Lycium barbarum isolate Lr01 chromosome 11, ASM1917538v2, whole genome shotgun sequence:
- the LOC132619954 gene encoding uncharacterized protein LOC132619954, whose product MVEMKFQPSRDRYHPYSQPERSTFRSDKGRSGPGPNAAVSDRRSNRVIVVVIDRIEGVRLLRIDPSQRDPNLICEYHGTHGHQTDNCKRLRDEVAQMIKNGHLQELLSERAKNHFKNRETSKRTEPEKPQHVINMIIGGAEVPQGLMLKKTKFSITQQKRTREYVPDGIISFSNEDAEGLIQPHKDALILPTVWVLNRFNMACETTKGKISLPVNAADIDQYTKFYVIDGEMRCNALLGRPWLHIMRAVPSTLHQLLKLPTPEGVKITHGEQPAAKEMFAVEKAVQTLKITMHEDVYEDKNTK is encoded by the exons ATGGTAGAAATGAAATTTCAACCATCAAGGGATAGATATCATCCATACTCTCAACCTGAAAGGTCCACCTTCAGATCAGATAAGGGAAGAAGTGGTCCTGGCCCCAATGCAGCAGTAAGTGACAGACGAAGCAATCGCG TTATTGTAGTTGTGATCGATCGTATTGAAGGTGTGAGACTACTGCGAATCGACCCCTCGCAACGGGATCCAAACCTGATATGTGAATACCATGGTACTCATGGGCATCAGACTGACAATTGTAAAAGGCTAAGGGATGAAGTGGCACAAATGATAAAGAATGGTCATCTCCAAGAGCTCCTGAGTGAACGGGCAAAGAATCATTTCAAAAACAGGGAAACCAGTAAGAGGACCGAACCCGAGAAACCCCAGCATGTGATCAACATGATCATCGGTGGTGCAGAAGTACCCCAAGGCCTAATGTTGAAAAAGACAAAGTTCTCAATCACTCAACAGAAGAGGACCAGGGAGTATGTACCAGATGGAATTATCTCCTTCAGCAATGAAGACGCGGAGGGCCTCATTCAACCACACAAAGATGCTTTG ATTTTACCAACGGTCTGGGTCCTCAACAGGTTTAATATGGCTTGTGAAACTACCAAAGGCAAAATCTCTCTACCAGTAAATGCTGCCGACATTGATCAGTACACAAAGTTTTATGTCATTGATGGAGAGATGAGATGCAATGCCTTGCTTGGAAGGCCCTGGTTACACATCATGAGGGCGGTACCCTCGACCTTGCACCAGTTGCTGAAACTCCCAACCCCGGAGGGAGTGAAAATCACCCATGGAGAGCAACCAGCAGCAAAAGAAATGTTCGCGGTTGAAAAAGCAGTTCAAACACTAAAGATAACCATGCACGAGGATGTGTACGAAGATAAAaataccaaatag